A genomic region of Candidatus Eremiobacterota bacterium contains the following coding sequences:
- a CDS encoding SMC family ATPase, whose protein sequence is MRPLKLIIRAFGPYAKEQGLDFRELRNNGLFLIHGPTGAGKTSIIDAMCFALYGEASGKERDCRHLRSHHADAHTPSEVVFDFSLGSRSYRVARTLEFERPKKRAGGTTREIAKACLWDRTESCGDAEDGHVLASQPTRVTEKVEELLGFKSDQFRSVVVLPQGQFRRLLLAASKEREQILETLFSTGYYRLIEEELKERSKTIESELKELMKERDYALKHAAVDREEGAEKKLEELALETNRLRAALDILKAAEEASQKRLQEGRENNRKIDELAAAGEAHGKLLAQKVAMAVKSVELDRATRALSLEGLEKNLKDREREHEDSLQQKQRAGQALEAAHRALVAAQEALRKEELTRGRRDALQVAMAELEKKRAQVEEIDEERGRLEGIIKLIGAMESDHRLAALVLQNTRKELDSLHGELLMAQKEATSVPLLKESRDGARKEYALALELKDLLPQIEKAAKDHKALEAGLAGIEQELEASKKERDRLERDWLKGQAAHLAEKLASGEPCPVCGSREHPSPARTAEKIPGEDKLRQARGKVEALESKCRDAVLKLSSSAQRLGIMNAQKEEKEKSLGGSHDGIVRASKEKLDASENNLQRGEKAASLVSALQGRQKSLVDTLRSSEERSAGLSGELQELTRSRGASEGILKGLEKDVPECLRSIEALESALREKNAELLRLEQAFETARKAHEVASADRARREESLRKSAEKAAEAAGILVKAGGEFEGNLKKAGFSDAGEYRQSRKTREAMELLDREIKKYDRELHAAEESHQKAKEAAEGLRKCDLSALGDDLAGTKKELGEANQRWGELGGKKEQLQICLEKLARNKRQREAKEEEYKVAGRLAEVAGGENPKKMTFQRYVLAFLLDDILVAATRRLSLMSLGRYSLRRETEKGDLRRSGGLDLMAYDDYTGTERAVATLSGGESFLASLALALGLADVVQAYSGGIRLDTIMVDEGFGSLDPEALELSFKALEGLQQGGRLVGIISHVPELREWITARLEVTAGKKGSTARFVV, encoded by the coding sequence GTGAGACCGTTAAAGCTGATCATAAGGGCTTTCGGGCCTTACGCAAAAGAGCAGGGCCTGGATTTCAGGGAGCTCAGGAACAACGGGCTCTTCCTGATCCACGGCCCCACGGGGGCAGGAAAGACCTCGATAATTGACGCCATGTGCTTTGCCCTTTATGGCGAGGCCTCAGGCAAAGAGAGGGACTGCCGTCATTTGAGGAGCCACCACGCAGATGCCCACACCCCCTCGGAAGTGGTCTTTGATTTCTCCCTGGGCAGCAGGTCTTACAGGGTGGCAAGAACGCTGGAGTTCGAGCGCCCGAAGAAACGTGCCGGCGGCACCACCAGAGAGATTGCGAAGGCATGCCTCTGGGACCGCACAGAATCATGCGGCGATGCGGAAGATGGCCATGTCCTTGCAAGCCAGCCCACCAGGGTGACCGAAAAGGTGGAAGAACTCCTGGGATTCAAAAGCGACCAGTTCCGCTCTGTGGTAGTCCTCCCCCAGGGGCAGTTCCGGCGCCTCCTGCTTGCAGCCTCCAAGGAGAGAGAACAGATTCTTGAGACGCTTTTCAGCACGGGGTATTACCGCCTCATCGAGGAGGAGCTGAAAGAGCGCTCCAAAACAATCGAGAGCGAGCTCAAGGAGCTTATGAAGGAGCGGGATTATGCCCTTAAACATGCTGCAGTGGATAGAGAGGAAGGGGCTGAAAAGAAACTCGAGGAGCTTGCCCTTGAGACAAACCGGCTCCGGGCGGCTCTTGACATTTTAAAGGCCGCCGAGGAAGCCTCACAAAAAAGGCTCCAGGAAGGGCGCGAGAACAACAGGAAAATCGATGAGCTCGCCGCGGCGGGAGAAGCTCACGGGAAGCTCCTGGCACAAAAGGTAGCCATGGCCGTGAAAAGCGTGGAGCTTGACCGTGCGACGAGAGCCCTGTCTCTTGAAGGCCTTGAGAAGAACCTGAAAGACAGGGAGAGAGAGCACGAAGATTCGCTGCAGCAGAAACAGAGAGCCGGACAGGCGCTTGAAGCGGCGCACAGAGCCCTGGTGGCGGCACAGGAGGCGCTCAGGAAAGAGGAGCTCACCAGGGGCCGGCGCGATGCGCTGCAGGTCGCCATGGCAGAGCTCGAAAAGAAGAGAGCCCAGGTGGAGGAGATAGATGAGGAGAGAGGGCGCCTTGAGGGGATAATAAAACTGATCGGCGCCATGGAATCCGATCACCGCCTGGCCGCCCTGGTGCTGCAGAATACGAGGAAAGAGCTTGACTCCCTTCATGGCGAGCTTCTGATGGCACAGAAAGAGGCCACCTCAGTTCCCCTCCTCAAAGAGAGCCGGGACGGTGCACGGAAAGAATACGCTCTCGCCCTGGAGCTGAAAGACCTCCTTCCCCAGATTGAAAAGGCAGCGAAGGACCATAAAGCCCTCGAGGCGGGGCTCGCAGGCATTGAACAGGAGCTGGAAGCGTCGAAAAAAGAGCGGGATCGCCTGGAGAGAGACTGGCTCAAGGGGCAGGCTGCACACCTTGCGGAAAAACTCGCCAGCGGGGAGCCCTGCCCGGTCTGCGGCTCGAGGGAGCACCCCTCTCCCGCGAGGACGGCTGAAAAGATACCTGGGGAAGATAAGCTCCGGCAGGCCAGAGGGAAGGTTGAGGCCCTGGAATCAAAGTGCAGAGATGCTGTGCTGAAGCTGAGCTCTTCAGCACAGCGCCTTGGTATCATGAACGCCCAGAAGGAGGAAAAGGAAAAAAGCCTTGGAGGCTCCCATGACGGCATCGTGAGAGCCAGCAAAGAAAAGCTCGATGCCTCGGAAAACAATCTCCAGAGAGGAGAGAAGGCGGCCTCGCTGGTCAGCGCCCTCCAGGGGAGACAGAAGAGCCTCGTTGATACCCTCAGAAGCAGTGAAGAGCGCTCCGCAGGCCTCAGTGGCGAGCTTCAGGAGCTCACCCGCAGCAGGGGCGCAAGCGAGGGAATCCTCAAGGGACTTGAAAAGGATGTGCCGGAGTGCCTCAGGAGCATAGAAGCGCTGGAGTCTGCCCTCAGGGAGAAAAATGCCGAGCTTCTCCGCCTTGAGCAGGCTTTTGAGACGGCAAGAAAGGCTCATGAAGTCGCCTCTGCCGACAGGGCACGGCGCGAGGAATCACTGAGGAAATCTGCGGAGAAGGCCGCCGAGGCTGCAGGCATACTGGTGAAGGCCGGCGGCGAATTCGAAGGGAATCTGAAAAAGGCCGGCTTCTCTGATGCCGGCGAGTACCGGCAGTCCAGGAAAACCAGGGAAGCCATGGAGCTCCTGGACAGGGAGATCAAGAAATATGACAGAGAGCTTCATGCCGCAGAGGAAAGCCACCAGAAGGCGAAAGAGGCGGCGGAAGGCCTCAGGAAATGCGATCTTTCCGCGCTCGGTGATGACCTTGCGGGGACCAAGAAGGAGCTGGGAGAGGCGAACCAGAGATGGGGGGAGCTGGGCGGCAAAAAGGAGCAGCTTCAGATCTGCCTTGAAAAGCTCGCGCGAAACAAAAGGCAAAGGGAGGCAAAGGAGGAGGAGTACAAAGTGGCGGGGCGGCTCGCCGAGGTGGCAGGCGGGGAAAATCCCAAAAAAATGACTTTTCAGCGCTATGTTCTCGCATTTCTCCTTGACGACATCCTGGTGGCCGCCACCAGGCGCCTCAGCCTCATGAGCCTCGGGAGATACAGCCTCCGGCGCGAGACAGAAAAAGGCGATCTGCGCAGGTCAGGGGGGCTCGACCTGATGGCATACGATGATTACACGGGAACGGAGAGGGCAGTGGCCACATTGTCGGGAGGCGAGAGCTTCCTTGCCTCACTTGCCCTCGCCCTGGGCCTTGCTGATGTGGTGCAGGCTTATTCCGGGGGGATAAGGCTCGACACGATCATGGTCGATGAAGGCTTCGGGAGCCTTGATCCCGAAGCCCTGGAACTCTCATTCAAAGCCCTCGAAGGCCTCCAGCAGGGGGGGCGCCTCGTGGGCATCATCTCCCACGTGCCGGAGCTCCGGGAGTGGATCACCGCAAGGCTGGAAGTCACTGCGGGAAAGAAAGGCAGCACCGCCAGGTTCGTCGTGTAG
- a CDS encoding glycoside hydrolase family 31 protein, protein MRTIFALAALLITLTVPSWADFTFAGDAASCTKHDTYADFKLSNAAFQVHVIKPDIIRFRFNAGGKFSEAPSYAVRENKAAPVQFSLSEKPEYYELATGTLTVRITKKPCRVAIHTAGGTLLCEDEKSFGMAFDGGEVRCFKRLFPDERFFGLGEKTGTLDRRGSQYTMWNSDFPSYTKKQDPLYSSIPFFIAERDHQAYGIFMDNTYKSYFNMGASNNRLYWFGAEKGDLDYYFIWGPSMKKVISSYTELTGRMELPPLWALGYQQSRWSYFPEEKVREVARSFRKHKIPCDVIYLDIDYMDGYRVFTWDKTRFPDPAGMIADLGRDGFKIVTIIDPGVKADSNYFAAQEGLARDLFAKYPDGVPFQGQVWPSWAYFPDFTKKETRAWWGEKLSALMAQGIAGFWNDMNEPALWGGNFIDIVRFDDNGHGADHRKAHNVYGLEMAHATFDALNKYSDKRPFILTRAGFSGTQRYAAMWTGDNVASEDHLKLACFMPLSMGISGLPFVGSDVGGFDGCPSPSLYIRWMQLGAFTPFFRGHSCTGMPDKEPWALGETARDLTRDIITLRYRLLPFLYSEFSRASKTGIPLMRPMFLNFQHDDECYKPEAQEQFMVGDSFLVAPVLSEHETAKKLYLPAGKWLDWWKGTICEGKQWITSDAPLHRVPLYLREGAVVPLGEPMQFTGEKVSRELEFKVFPGGESSWELYEDDGVTRRYKDGIFSTTAIKINGKGTLTISRPVSAYKSPVAFYAFTLCGMKKPRSVSCGAAVLSPADSPQGLKAAKEGYFYDTEGAALTVRIATSRVGAASLAIQVK, encoded by the coding sequence ATGAGAACCATCTTTGCCCTTGCGGCGCTGCTCATTACGCTCACCGTCCCGTCATGGGCCGACTTTACTTTCGCCGGCGATGCAGCCTCTTGCACAAAGCACGATACATACGCGGACTTCAAGCTTTCCAACGCCGCTTTCCAGGTCCATGTCATAAAGCCTGACATAATAAGGTTCCGCTTCAATGCAGGCGGGAAATTCTCGGAGGCGCCCTCTTATGCCGTGCGGGAAAACAAGGCCGCTCCCGTGCAGTTCTCGCTCTCCGAGAAACCGGAGTATTATGAGCTTGCAACCGGCACCCTTACGGTGAGGATCACAAAAAAACCATGCAGGGTCGCCATCCATACTGCCGGGGGAACGCTGCTCTGCGAAGATGAGAAAAGCTTCGGCATGGCCTTCGATGGAGGCGAGGTGCGCTGCTTCAAGCGTCTTTTCCCCGACGAGCGCTTTTTCGGCCTTGGCGAAAAGACAGGAACCCTGGACCGCCGGGGCTCCCAGTACACCATGTGGAACTCTGATTTCCCCTCGTACACGAAGAAGCAGGACCCTCTCTATTCCTCGATCCCTTTCTTCATCGCTGAAAGAGATCACCAGGCGTACGGCATCTTCATGGACAACACCTATAAGTCCTATTTCAACATGGGAGCGAGCAACAACCGTCTTTACTGGTTCGGCGCCGAGAAGGGCGACCTGGACTATTACTTCATCTGGGGGCCTTCGATGAAGAAAGTCATCTCGTCATACACGGAGCTCACCGGCAGGATGGAGCTTCCCCCCCTCTGGGCCCTGGGTTACCAGCAGAGCCGCTGGAGCTACTTCCCCGAGGAGAAGGTCCGCGAAGTGGCCAGGAGCTTCAGGAAGCATAAGATCCCCTGCGACGTGATCTACCTGGACATAGACTACATGGATGGTTACCGCGTCTTCACCTGGGATAAGACGCGCTTCCCCGACCCGGCAGGAATGATTGCCGACCTGGGCCGCGACGGCTTCAAGATCGTCACCATCATAGATCCCGGCGTGAAGGCCGACAGCAATTATTTCGCCGCGCAGGAGGGTCTCGCCCGTGATCTCTTTGCAAAGTACCCCGACGGCGTGCCCTTTCAGGGCCAGGTCTGGCCCTCGTGGGCATATTTCCCTGATTTCACCAAGAAGGAGACAAGGGCCTGGTGGGGTGAGAAGCTTTCGGCCCTGATGGCCCAGGGCATCGCAGGATTCTGGAATGATATGAACGAGCCGGCCCTCTGGGGAGGCAACTTCATCGACATCGTGAGGTTTGACGACAATGGCCATGGCGCCGACCACAGGAAAGCTCACAATGTCTATGGCCTTGAGATGGCCCACGCCACATTCGATGCGCTCAACAAGTACTCTGACAAGCGCCCCTTCATTCTCACCAGGGCAGGATTTTCCGGTACGCAGCGCTACGCCGCCATGTGGACAGGCGACAACGTGGCCAGCGAGGATCACCTGAAGCTTGCCTGCTTCATGCCGCTCTCGATGGGCATCTCGGGACTGCCCTTTGTGGGGAGTGACGTGGGCGGCTTTGACGGGTGCCCCTCGCCCAGCCTCTATATCAGGTGGATGCAGCTTGGCGCCTTCACCCCCTTCTTCAGGGGCCATTCCTGCACCGGGATGCCGGACAAGGAGCCATGGGCCCTTGGCGAGACGGCGCGGGATCTCACCCGCGACATCATCACACTGCGCTACAGGCTTCTTCCTTTCCTTTACAGCGAGTTCTCCAGGGCCTCAAAGACCGGTATCCCTCTCATGAGGCCCATGTTCCTGAATTTCCAGCATGACGATGAATGCTACAAGCCCGAGGCCCAGGAGCAGTTCATGGTAGGAGATTCATTCCTCGTGGCGCCTGTGCTCTCAGAGCATGAGACGGCCAAAAAGCTCTATCTCCCGGCGGGGAAATGGCTTGATTGGTGGAAAGGAACCATATGCGAGGGAAAGCAGTGGATTACCTCCGATGCGCCCCTGCACAGGGTTCCCCTGTATCTGCGCGAGGGCGCCGTGGTGCCGCTGGGAGAGCCGATGCAGTTTACCGGCGAGAAGGTCTCCAGGGAGCTTGAGTTCAAAGTGTTCCCCGGCGGGGAGTCATCATGGGAGCTCTATGAGGATGACGGGGTGACCCGCCGCTATAAGGATGGCATCTTCAGCACTACGGCCATCAAAATAAACGGAAAGGGAACCCTCACTATCTCGCGGCCTGTCTCAGCTTACAAGAGCCCTGTTGCCTTCTATGCCTTTACCCTTTGCGGCATGAAAAAGCCCCGTTCAGTATCCTGCGGCGCTGCCGTCCTTTCGCCGGCCGATTCTCCCCAGGGCCTCAAGGCGGCAAAGGAAGGGTATTTCTATGATACGGAAGGTGCAGCTCTTACCGTTCGCATCGCCACATCACGTGTCGGGGCGGCTTCACTTGCGATACAGGTGAAATAG
- a CDS encoding thermonuclease family protein, with translation MAFQVGPGGKVFTRILLILSLMLLWFTCEPAFSESFTGRCDEVIDGDTILVFCQGQSGDVEVRLEGVDCPEKGQPFGTRAKKFTAGMVLSQNVTVNIVTHDRYKRTVARVIVKGKDLSLELVKAGLAWHYRHYSKDPELARAEEDARAKKLGLWAMADAEAPWDYRHQKVTIRGYEEIDDFVSAVRENNLSKLKELLTFNPEMVNEKDRNGKTLLQSASVQGNQKAAELLIAKGADVKAADSRGWTALHYAASYGQKGLVLLLISKGAKVNQKDTKSGKTPLHWAASRGAAEVVEVLLSKGADSAIRDREGRTPLGCALRSRKKDAAEILRKYGARE, from the coding sequence ATGGCATTCCAAGTGGGGCCGGGCGGAAAGGTCTTCACCCGAATTCTACTGATTCTCTCCCTGATGCTTCTGTGGTTCACCTGCGAGCCGGCTTTTTCGGAATCTTTTACCGGCCGCTGTGATGAAGTGATCGACGGCGACACCATACTGGTCTTTTGCCAGGGCCAGAGCGGTGACGTGGAAGTGCGCCTGGAAGGAGTGGACTGCCCCGAGAAAGGGCAGCCCTTCGGCACCAGGGCAAAGAAGTTCACCGCCGGCATGGTGCTCAGCCAGAATGTCACGGTAAACATAGTCACCCATGACAGATATAAAAGGACTGTCGCGCGAGTTATTGTGAAGGGGAAGGATCTCTCGCTCGAGCTGGTCAAGGCAGGACTCGCCTGGCATTACAGGCACTATTCCAAGGATCCGGAGCTTGCCAGGGCAGAGGAGGATGCCAGGGCAAAAAAGCTGGGGCTCTGGGCCATGGCCGATGCCGAGGCGCCCTGGGATTACCGCCACCAGAAGGTGACCATAAGAGGCTATGAGGAGATTGATGACTTCGTCTCTGCCGTGAGAGAAAATAATCTCTCGAAGCTCAAGGAGCTCCTCACCTTCAACCCTGAGATGGTGAACGAGAAGGACCGGAACGGGAAGACCCTCCTGCAGAGCGCCTCGGTGCAGGGGAACCAGAAAGCGGCGGAGCTTCTCATCGCGAAAGGCGCCGATGTGAAGGCTGCCGATTCCCGGGGATGGACAGCCCTTCACTACGCCGCGTCATACGGGCAGAAGGGCCTCGTGCTGCTCCTCATCTCCAAAGGTGCGAAGGTGAATCAAAAGGATACCAAGTCTGGCAAAACCCCCCTTCACTGGGCAGCCAGCAGGGGAGCTGCCGAGGTGGTGGAGGTCCTTCTCTCGAAGGGAGCCGACAGTGCCATAAGGGACAGGGAGGGCAGGACACCGCTGGGCTGCGCGCTGCGGAGCAGGAAAAAGGATGCGGCGGAGATCCTCAGGAAATACGGCGCCAGGGAGTAA
- a CDS encoding serine/threonine-protein kinase produces the protein MEHRTEGAKRRARKALPFFPVMLPTLTAGTNGVVYTLVFVLLFPMLADQIRMGWNDSYKFAFTILPGITGLLTAWRSYRSLPWAKGCAALHFISVLILFALFMDSIWHTPLPLFSLLLSLAALVSLFATHRPADEEGKAPQQRGGQDTAKESGTPLFERKPGDTVKERYRIVRGIGCGATGSVYLVHDLQHPAGGVEWVMKEVSTAAAGIEEREETVKLFERECAILSALNHPAIPKVIEYFTERESLFLVMEAVRGENLESLVAGAGAPYDARRAVDLAMEIVQILEYLHGREPRPLIFRDLKPSNIILTERGKPRLIDFGIARLYDPEKERDTHIYGTPGFSPPEQYGAGQTDGRSDIYALGATLYYLLSLQDLQSFHFSFPALRKFNRKVSPELEGVVMKCLRRNPDERYQSLLPLGQELAKVQELLAADELQEGRDVSPLILIAVAVLVFPLSYLTLGNTMLVKAVASLSIAALCGAALYFMIRRRQQGTGP, from the coding sequence ATGGAGCACCGCACAGAAGGAGCAAAGCGCAGGGCGCGAAAAGCTCTTCCCTTTTTCCCGGTGATGCTTCCCACGCTCACGGCGGGAACCAACGGCGTGGTGTACACCCTTGTTTTCGTGCTGCTCTTTCCCATGCTCGCTGATCAAATCCGCATGGGATGGAATGATTCCTATAAATTTGCCTTCACGATTCTCCCCGGGATCACAGGACTTCTCACTGCCTGGAGAAGCTACAGGAGCCTCCCGTGGGCGAAAGGGTGCGCAGCCCTTCATTTCATCTCGGTGCTGATTCTGTTCGCGCTGTTCATGGACTCGATCTGGCATACTCCCCTGCCGCTGTTTTCGCTGCTGCTGTCGCTGGCTGCCCTTGTCAGCCTCTTCGCCACCCATCGGCCTGCCGATGAGGAAGGAAAGGCGCCGCAGCAGCGCGGCGGGCAGGACACCGCGAAGGAGAGCGGCACTCCCCTCTTTGAAAGGAAGCCCGGCGACACGGTGAAAGAGCGTTACAGGATCGTGAGGGGTATAGGCTGCGGCGCGACGGGGTCCGTCTATCTCGTGCATGACCTTCAGCACCCTGCCGGCGGCGTGGAATGGGTGATGAAGGAGGTCAGCACCGCTGCTGCCGGCATCGAAGAGCGCGAAGAGACAGTCAAGCTCTTTGAGAGGGAATGCGCCATCCTCTCGGCCCTCAATCATCCTGCCATCCCCAAGGTGATAGAGTATTTCACGGAGCGGGAATCGCTCTTTCTTGTCATGGAAGCCGTGCGGGGCGAAAACCTGGAGAGCCTGGTCGCCGGGGCAGGGGCCCCATATGATGCCAGGCGGGCGGTGGACCTTGCCATGGAGATCGTGCAGATCCTGGAATATCTTCATGGCAGAGAGCCCCGTCCCCTGATTTTCAGGGACCTGAAGCCTTCCAATATCATACTCACCGAGAGGGGGAAGCCCCGCCTCATCGATTTCGGGATAGCGCGGCTCTACGATCCTGAAAAGGAGAGGGACACCCATATTTACGGGACTCCCGGCTTTTCGCCTCCCGAGCAGTACGGAGCGGGGCAGACAGACGGGCGGTCCGATATCTATGCGCTCGGCGCCACCCTCTATTATCTTCTCTCTCTCCAGGACCTCCAGAGCTTTCATTTCAGTTTTCCCGCCTTAAGAAAATTCAACCGGAAAGTCTCCCCGGAGCTCGAGGGGGTCGTCATGAAATGCCTCAGGAGAAATCCTGATGAGAGGTACCAGAGTCTTCTGCCTCTCGGGCAGGAGCTCGCAAAAGTCCAGGAGCTCCTTGCCGCCGATGAGCTCCAGGAGGGGAGAGACGTGTCGCCGTTAATTCTCATCGCCGTTGCCGTCCTGGTGTTTCCCCTCTCCTATCTCACCCTGGGAAACACCATGCTGGTCAAGGCAGTGGCTTCGCTTTCCATCGCCGCTCTCTGCGGCGCCGCGCTTTACTTCATGATCAGGAGAAGGCAGCAGGGAACAGGACCGTGA
- a CDS encoding tetratricopeptide repeat protein, producing MKKHLKTACLVIGIVMFVGAALFAGMIWYFYSQISTPELTKLTEAYRLMGENQHEKALAVCEELLKSKPDYYPAQQCKGDILVQMKRYDDALLYFDGIAKKDPQNAYALVRKADVQAMTKHSSEALATYESALAISPGSCDAWQGKGDLLTSMGRLEEALKAYDTGLSKTEGMT from the coding sequence ATGAAAAAACATCTGAAGACTGCCTGCCTGGTAATCGGCATTGTCATGTTTGTCGGAGCGGCGCTCTTCGCCGGGATGATCTGGTATTTCTACTCTCAAATCTCCACCCCTGAGCTCACGAAGCTCACCGAGGCTTATCGGCTTATGGGCGAGAATCAGCACGAGAAGGCACTTGCTGTCTGCGAGGAGCTGCTGAAGAGCAAGCCGGACTATTACCCGGCGCAGCAGTGCAAGGGAGACATTCTTGTGCAGATGAAGCGCTATGATGATGCTCTCCTGTATTTTGACGGGATCGCGAAAAAGGATCCCCAGAACGCCTATGCCCTTGTGAGGAAAGCCGACGTGCAGGCAATGACGAAGCACTCCAGCGAGGCCCTCGCCACCTATGAGAGCGCCCTTGCGATCTCTCCGGGCTCATGCGATGCCTGGCAGGGGAAAGGTGATCTGCTCACCTCCATGGGAAGACTGGAAGAAGCGTTGAAAGCCTATGACACGGGCCTCTCCAAGACAGAGGGGATGACCTGA